The following coding sequences lie in one Arachis hypogaea cultivar Tifrunner chromosome 4, arahy.Tifrunner.gnm2.J5K5, whole genome shotgun sequence genomic window:
- the LOC140184031 gene encoding uncharacterized protein, with the protein MPYSEVSDVCHFQNKLIEEELAYDTNELTHTNLYTEQKMTHEQRLVFDEILNAVITDSGGFYFVYGHRGCGKAFIWNELSFAIRSREKVVLNVASSGIASLLLPGGRTDNSRFVNWILDVRNENIGFVVGDESEVNIPNNLLITTVDDPSLIWHFQSRAILAPTLESIEKVNDFVLTIFQGMKKEHLSSETTCQPDENEDVQ; encoded by the exons ATGCCATATTCTGAGGTGTCTGATGTTTGCCATTTTCAGAATAAGCTAATAGAGGAGGAGTTAGCATATGACACAAATGAATTGACTCATACAAACTTATATACGGAACAAAAGATGACTCATGAGCAAAGATTAGTATTCGATGAGATACTCAATGCTGTTATTACAGACTCTGGTGGTTTTTACTTCGTTTATGGGCATCGTGGGTGTGGTAAGGCATTTATTTGGAATGAACTTTCTTTTGCTATTCGGTCTAGAGAAAAGGTTGTTTTAAATGTTGCATCCAGTGGAATTGCGTCTTTACTTCTACCTGGTGGCAGAACGGATAATTCTAG ATTTGTTAATTGGATACTGGATGTTAGAAATGAAAATATTGGTTTTGTTGTTGGTGATGAGTCAGAAGTTAATATTCCAAATAATCTGCTAATTACAACTGTTGATGACCCCTCTCTCATTTG GCATTTTCAGAGTAGGGCAATTCTTGCACCCACGCTTGAGAGTATTGAGAAGGTAAATGATTTCGTCTTGACAATCTTCCAAGGGATGAAAAAGGAGCATCTAAGTTCTGAAACAACATGTCAAcctgatgagaatgaagatgtacaatAA
- the LOC140184032 gene encoding uncharacterized protein: MTHEQRLVFNEILNAVITDSGGFYFVYGHCGCSKTFIWNGLSSTIRSRRKIILNIASSRIASLLLPGDRTDNSRFSIPITITNESTCNIKHGNLKAELLIQSSLIIWDEAPMLNKMCFETLDRTIRDLMSVTDQHKTHQPFGGKVVVLGGDFGQILSMILKGSRYDILSSAINSSHLFANWILDVGNENIGSAVGDESEVNIPDDLLITTVDDPLSHLIDFAYPYLL, translated from the exons ATGACTCATGAGCAAAGATTAGTATTCAATGAGATACTCAATGCTGTTATTACAGACTCTGGTGGTTTTTACTTCGTTTATGGGCATTGTGGGTGTAGTAAGACATTTATTTGGAATGGACTTTCTTCTACTATTCGGTCTAGAAGAAAGATTATTTTAAATATCGCATCCAGTAGAATTGCGTCTTTACTCCTTCCTGGTGACAGAACGGATAATTCTAGGTTTTCAATACCCATTACAATTACTAATGAATCTACCTGCAACATCAAACATGGCAATTTGAAGGCTGAGCTGCTCATCCAAAGTAGCTTAATAATTTGGGATGAAGCTCCAATGCTCAATAAAATGTGCTTTGAAACACTTGATCGGACGATCAGGGATCTTATGTCAGTTACTgatcaacataagacacatcaaccatttggtggtaaggtTGTGGTTCTAGGAGGTGATTTTGGACAGATACTTTCGATGATTCTAAAAGGGAGTAGATACGATATATTGTCATCAgctattaactcatcccatcT atttgctaattggatactGGATGTTGGAAATGAAAATATTGGTTCTGCTGTTGGTGATGAGTCAGAAGTTAATATTCCAGATGATCTGCTAATTACAACTGTTGATGACCCTCTCTCTCATTTGATAGATTTTGCATATCCATATTTATTGTaa
- the LOC112794610 gene encoding uncharacterized protein gives MDNKTKVLQVPPISYTAMQPFKNPFSALLADLFDDDVPLRRVCSTGDLHRTHGGIMHNNNESADSPLSSESSMIIKGMSRACRYSPEEQKLRIERYRTKRNQRNFNKKIKVRRFVQFFLNNLLNQAPDQTQTLSAIGEVCISILYYSFS, from the exons ATGGATAACAAGACAAAAGTCCTTCAAGTACCGCCTATTTCTTACACTGCAATGCAACCCTTCAAGAATCCCTTCTCTGCTCTCTTGGCTGACCTGTTCGACGATGACGTTCCTCTTAGGAGAGTTTGCAGCACCGGTGATCTCCAC AGGACTCATGGCGGCATCATGCATAACAATAATGAATCAGCTGATAGTCCATTGTCAAGTGAAAGCAGCATGATCATTAAAGGAATGAGTAGAGCATGTAGGTATAGCCCTGAGGAGCAGAAACTCAGGATTGAGAGGTATAGAACCAAGagaaaccaaagaaacttcaacaAGAAAATTAAG GTAAGAAGATTTGTCCAATTTTTCTTGAACAATCTGCTTAACCAGGCACCAGATCAGACACAGACTCTTTCTGCCATTGGTGAGGTTTGTATCTCAATATTATATTATTCCTTCAGCTGA